CTCTGAATGCAATAGATCGAGAATGAATACAACAATGTGGCACGGGCATTCCAAGGTGGCGCTGATTACATTCAGTGGGCCGGTAACATGGCTGTTGGGCTCAACGTCGGAGTCCCATGGGTGATGTGCAAACAGAACAATGCTCCTGGTCCAGTGGTATGTTCTTTCAATTGGATTCAATTTGGTGAAATTTTAGATTAATGATACCGATGGATGCTAAAAAAATTCACAGTTGTAAAGATGGATGACCATGTAGTTGTCTGATCCAATTACCATCGTGTCACATGTAGATCAACGCATGCAATGGAAGGAACTGTGGAGATACTTTTGCAGGGCCTAACCATCCGAGCAAGCCTGCCTTGTGGACTGAGAACTGGACTGCTCAGTAAGTTTGCATTCGGTATCGATTCTGTTCAATTCCTGTCACTCCAGTGAACACACAAAAATGTGATTTTCAGAAGAAAAAAACAACTACTAGAACAAATATTATCTCTAAAATGGTCTGCATCATTGCAGAAATGAATCTGATTTGAGTGCCTTAGATTTTAAGTAGCTCCTTCATTTTGACACACGGGAATCTGATTTTGGTTTTGCATTGTGCTAAAAAATCCTTTCTGATTATTTCAGATATAGAGTATTTGGTGACCCACCATCTCAAAGATCAGCAGAGGATCTGGCATACTCTGTGGCACGCTTCTTCTCAAAGAATGGCACACTCACAAACTATTACATGGTATGGAGTTTTGCTCTGAAATCATGTCTAATATAAGAATAAACATGTAATCCTCTAACATCTGGCTGTATTCAGTATCATGGAGGAACCAATTTTGGGAGGACTGGTGCTGCCTTTGTGATGACTAGATACTATGATGAAGCCCCACTCGATGAATATGGTCAGATTCCAGGAACCTTGATCCCTGATCTCTTTGTCCTTTTGGTTTCCTTGTCTAACTCATTCTGAAATCATTATTTCTACCGCTTTATCATGATTCAGGTTTGCAGAAAGAGCCCAAATGGGGCCATCTGAAGGACTTACATAATGCGCTGAAGTTGTGCAGGAAGGGATTGCTATGGGGGACTCCTTCTGTCCAAAAATTTGATGCTGGTTTTGAGGTAAGCAGAGTGACATTTATCAAGCTCAATCAGCACTTGGATCCTATTCACCTTTAGAGAAGAGTTGGATCTGATGACTGAAGTACTTGCCTAATGAACAAACTGTGTTGCTGCAATAAGATGAGTTCTTGGACTTGCAGGCTAGATTGTATGAGATACCTGAGAGTAAAGTTTGTGTTGCCTTCCTAACAAATACCAATGCGAAAAAGGATGGTGTTGTGAATTTCCGAGGTGTGGAGTACTATCTGCCTCGCCACTCCATCAGCATCCTCCCAGACTGTAAGACCGTTGTGTTCAACAGTCAGCAGGTAAACAGAACACGAATACCATGCACCATATTCTTCTGCAGCAATACTATCAAGAACCAGCGACAGAATATTGCCAGTAGCGTAACTTTTGTGCATTTTGACAGGTTAATTCTCAGCACAATGCCAGGACATTTGACGTAGCGAAGGCGACAAAGGAGAACAACCAGTGGCAGATGTACACAGAGCATATTCCAACCACCCGTGATGCCAATGTCTCAGCAAAAGGGCCCCTGGAACTTCTGAACATGACCAAGGACACCACAGATTATCTCTGGTACACAACAAGGTAACTGTAACCTTAACCTCAAGAGACTGGAGATGGTTTGGATGCCATCAAATTAAGCATAACGAAATCCTTTGATTGGATTTCCTGTCTGAAAGACCATTCAGATTACTTCAAGAATGTTAATCCTATGCGTGCTGTCGCTAACGTGACTAACTGTTAGCTGAATGCTATGTAATTAGTGATCATTTTCTCTCCTCATAAAAATTCAGCTTCAAGTTGGACGACGATGATTTACCTATGCGACATGACATCCGCCCTGTGCTCCAAGTATCAAACCTTGGCCATGCTATGCATGCCTTTGTGAATGGCAAATTCATAGGTATCATCTTTTTGTTCCTCAACAACCAATTCTGGGAAACACCATGATGCGTCTTCTAACGATGTTCGTATCTGATACTTGTTTCAGGATCTGGACATGGGACCAAAATCGAGAAGAGTTTTGTCTTCCAGAAGCCGATGGATCTAAAAGCAGGAGTCAACCAGATAGCCATTCTGGGATTGACAGTAGGATTGCCGGTAAAATCCATATCGAAAACAGGATGAACTAGATTGCATGACAAAGCATGATTATGTCTTACTGATTCAAGTTTTGATGGTTCCTCCATGAAGGATAGTGGAGCATATTTGGAACACAGGCTTTCTGGTGTTCATACCGTCGTCATCCAAGGTCTCAATGCCGGCACATTGGATCTGTCGCAGAATCTGTGGAGGCACCAGGTACATGAAGAACCGTACAACCTTATAGTTTCCGGAGTCAAAACTGTAAATTGAGTTGGATTTCTCGTCCTACAGGTTGGATTGGCCGGAGAGAATCTGGGCATTTTCGATGAGCAAAGAGCGAACGCTGTCAAGTGGGAGGAGGCTCAGAGTGACACTGCAGTCACATGGTACAAGGTAAACGATGAGATGATCCTTGTTCGATCACAGTAGACCGTGCTTGACATGAGGTCCTTCCCAGAGATACTTCGATGCTCCTTCGGGGAACGACCCGGTCGCCGTGGACATGAACTCCATGGGGAAAGGACAGGTGTGGATCAATGGCGAAAGCATCGGTCGCTTCTGGGTCTCCTACCTAAGTCCTCTCGGCAAGGCTTCTCAGTCAATGTAAGTCATCATCAT
The window above is part of the Musa acuminata AAA Group cultivar baxijiao chromosome BXJ1-1, Cavendish_Baxijiao_AAA, whole genome shotgun sequence genome. Proteins encoded here:
- the LOC135680215 gene encoding beta-galactosidase 11-like is translated as MAALQETAATRSLAGFFLLLLLLVLPSTDAARQLTDQQGVSYDGRSLIINGRRELLFSGSVHYPRSTPEMWPDIIKKAKEGGLNTIQTYVFWNAHEPLYGQFNFEGRYDLVKFIKLVQAHGMYVTLRIGPFIQAEWNHGGLPYWLREVSNITFRTNNQPYMSHMERFTKMIVQKMNDEKLFAPQGGPIILAQIENEYNNVARAFQGGADYIQWAGNMAVGLNVGVPWVMCKQNNAPGPVINACNGRNCGDTFAGPNHPSKPALWTENWTAQYRVFGDPPSQRSAEDLAYSVARFFSKNGTLTNYYMYHGGTNFGRTGAAFVMTRYYDEAPLDEYGLQKEPKWGHLKDLHNALKLCRKGLLWGTPSVQKFDAGFEARLYEIPESKVCVAFLTNTNAKKDGVVNFRGVEYYLPRHSISILPDCKTVVFNSQQVNSQHNARTFDVAKATKENNQWQMYTEHIPTTRDANVSAKGPLELLNMTKDTTDYLWYTTSFKLDDDDLPMRHDIRPVLQVSNLGHAMHAFVNGKFIGSGHGTKIEKSFVFQKPMDLKAGVNQIAILGLTVGLPDSGAYLEHRLSGVHTVVIQGLNAGTLDLSQNLWRHQVGLAGENLGIFDEQRANAVKWEEAQSDTAVTWYKRYFDAPSGNDPVAVDMNSMGKGQVWINGESIGRFWVSYLSPLGKASQSIYHVPRSFLKPKNNLMVVFEEHGGKPKDIVILTVKRDNICTFVSAQHPAQIGTWSREDSQIRSVVGDAKPEARLKCGEKKVIRSIVFASFGNPDGMCGNFTVGSCHTQQAKSVVEKACLGKESCALPVSAEAYGADAGCPGTTATLAVQAKCARKSKKD